In Arthrobacter sp. UKPF54-2, the following are encoded in one genomic region:
- the disA gene encoding DNA integrity scanning diadenylate cyclase DisA: MARSPEDALKATLARVAPGTALRDGLERILRGRTGALIVLGIDRTIESICSGGFEIGIDFSPTRLRELAKMDGAIVCDKDASNILRAAVQLVPDSSIETQESGTRHRTAERVAIQTGVPVISVSQSMQIIALYVNGLRHVLEGSEKVLARANQALATLERYRSRLDQVTSSLSALEIEAMVTVRDVAVTLQRQEMVRRISEEISQYVLELGEDGRLLSLQLDELTVGRGPGSDVIIRDYSGPHASAEDIEKAVKALVNLGPTELIDLGKIAGIVGFAGGEANLDAVVQPRGYRLLSGLKAVPKAVADRLVDHFGGLQFLMAATIDDLMTVDGIGDQRARTVREGLSRMAEASLLDRFL, from the coding sequence ATGGCTCGGAGCCCCGAAGATGCACTCAAGGCGACTCTGGCCAGGGTGGCACCGGGGACGGCCCTGCGGGACGGGCTCGAACGCATCCTCCGCGGACGGACCGGCGCCCTGATTGTGCTGGGCATCGACCGGACCATCGAATCCATCTGTTCCGGCGGCTTCGAAATCGGGATCGACTTCTCCCCCACCCGGCTGCGCGAACTGGCCAAGATGGACGGCGCCATTGTCTGCGACAAGGACGCGAGCAACATCCTGCGCGCGGCGGTCCAGCTGGTGCCGGACTCCAGCATCGAGACCCAGGAGTCGGGCACCCGGCACCGGACCGCGGAACGGGTTGCCATCCAGACCGGCGTTCCGGTTATCTCGGTGAGCCAATCGATGCAGATCATCGCGCTGTACGTCAACGGCCTGCGCCACGTCCTGGAAGGCTCCGAGAAGGTCCTGGCCCGCGCCAACCAGGCCCTGGCAACCCTGGAGCGCTACCGTTCGCGCCTGGACCAGGTGACCAGTTCGCTCTCGGCCCTGGAAATCGAGGCCATGGTGACGGTGCGCGACGTCGCCGTGACCCTGCAGCGCCAGGAGATGGTGCGGCGCATCTCCGAGGAGATCTCCCAGTACGTGCTGGAACTCGGCGAGGACGGCCGGCTGCTCTCGCTCCAGCTGGACGAGCTGACGGTGGGGCGCGGGCCCGGCAGCGACGTGATCATCCGCGACTACTCGGGCCCGCACGCCTCGGCGGAGGACATCGAGAAGGCCGTGAAGGCCCTCGTGAACCTGGGGCCCACAGAGCTGATCGACCTCGGCAAAATCGCCGGGATCGTCGGCTTCGCCGGCGGCGAGGCGAACCTCGACGCCGTCGTCCAGCCGCGCGGCTACCGCCTGCTGTCCGGGCTGAAGGCGGTCCCCAAGGCCGTCGCCGACCGCCTGGTGGACCACTTCGGCGGGCTGCAGTTCCTGATGGCGGCCACGATCGATGACCTGATGACCGTGGACGGGATCGGCGACCAGCGCGCCCGGACCGTCCGCGAGGGCCTGAGCCGGATGGCCGAGGCCAGCCTGCTGGACCGCTTCCTCTAA
- a CDS encoding A/G-specific adenine glycosylase: MLQQTPVVRVLPVWAEWLRRWPAPADLAREPAGEAVRSWGRLGYPRRALRLHAAAVAIVDNHGGQVPGRYPELLELPGVGAYTAAAVAAFAFGRRETVVDTNIRRVHARLVTGAALPAPALTAGEMKLAAQLLPDGDAASVRWNAAVMELGALVCTARAPKCGECPVRDACAWLAAGEPPPSYTPKGQAWHGTDRQVRGAVLAVLRSAESPVARELLERAPVDLGFEADGIGVPLAALHRLNSAPEQLERAVAGLLSDGLAELHNGGLRLPG; this comes from the coding sequence ATGCTTCAGCAGACGCCCGTGGTCCGGGTGCTGCCGGTCTGGGCGGAATGGCTGCGGCGCTGGCCGGCCCCGGCCGACCTGGCCCGCGAGCCCGCCGGCGAGGCGGTCCGGTCCTGGGGCCGGCTGGGGTACCCGCGGCGGGCGCTGCGGCTCCACGCGGCCGCGGTCGCGATCGTGGACAACCACGGCGGCCAGGTCCCCGGCCGCTACCCGGAGCTGCTGGAGCTCCCCGGCGTCGGGGCCTACACAGCGGCCGCCGTCGCCGCGTTCGCCTTCGGCCGCCGGGAGACGGTGGTGGACACCAACATCCGCCGGGTCCACGCCCGGCTCGTCACCGGCGCCGCGCTGCCGGCGCCCGCCCTGACGGCCGGGGAGATGAAGCTCGCCGCGCAGCTGCTGCCCGACGGCGACGCCGCCTCGGTGCGCTGGAACGCCGCCGTGATGGAACTGGGGGCCCTGGTGTGCACCGCGCGGGCGCCGAAATGCGGGGAGTGCCCCGTCCGCGACGCCTGCGCGTGGCTCGCCGCCGGCGAACCGCCGCCCAGCTACACCCCCAAGGGGCAGGCCTGGCACGGGACGGACCGGCAGGTGCGCGGAGCCGTGCTCGCCGTCCTGCGGTCGGCCGAATCGCCGGTGGCCCGCGAGCTGCTGGAGCGCGCCCCGGTGGACTTGGGCTTCGAAGCGGACGGGATCGGTGTTCCGCTCGCGGCGCTGCACCGGCTCAACTCGGCGCCGGAGCAGCTCGAACGCGCCGTGGCCGGGCTGCTCAGCGATGGCCTGGCCGAGCTGCACAACGGCGGCCTGCGGCTCCCCGGCTGA
- the dhaM gene encoding dihydroxyacetone kinase phosphoryl donor subunit DhaM, with product MTVRLVVVSHSEKIADGAVELAAQMAPDVLILAAGGTDDGRIGTSLEKVMAALERAAGGGGVVVLTDLGSAVMTAESAVEFVADPESIHLADAPLIEGLVAAAVSAQAGADAETVKEAAEAVYRPPAHTHGPEHEHQQPPDAQGDFELVNQAGMHARPAAKIAGGLAGMDADVTVNGVDGASMTELMMLGAVKGTVLHVEASGPDAARAVDYLGSLIQAGFGEP from the coding sequence ATGACCGTCCGGCTCGTCGTCGTCTCGCACAGCGAAAAGATCGCCGACGGCGCCGTCGAACTCGCCGCGCAAATGGCGCCGGACGTCCTGATCCTCGCCGCGGGCGGCACCGACGACGGCCGGATCGGAACCAGCCTGGAGAAGGTCATGGCCGCGCTGGAGCGGGCCGCCGGCGGGGGCGGCGTGGTGGTGCTGACCGATCTCGGTTCCGCCGTGATGACGGCCGAGTCGGCGGTGGAGTTCGTCGCGGACCCGGAATCCATCCACCTCGCCGACGCCCCGCTGATCGAAGGCCTGGTCGCCGCCGCGGTCTCGGCCCAGGCCGGGGCGGACGCCGAGACCGTGAAGGAGGCAGCCGAAGCCGTCTACCGGCCGCCGGCGCACACGCACGGGCCCGAGCACGAACACCAGCAGCCGCCGGACGCCCAGGGCGACTTCGAGCTCGTCAACCAGGCCGGGATGCACGCCAGGCCGGCGGCGAAAATTGCCGGCGGCCTGGCCGGAATGGACGCGGACGTCACCGTCAACGGCGTGGACGGCGCGTCCATGACCGAGCTCATGATGCTCGGCGCCGTCAAGGGGACCGTGCTGCACGTCGAGGCCAGCGGCCCGGACGCGGCCAGGGCCGTGGACTACCTGGGATCCTTGATCCAGGCCGGCTTCGGGGAACCCTAG